The following coding sequences lie in one Halalkalicoccus subterraneus genomic window:
- a CDS encoding endonuclease V, with translation MEVTRPEFRPDPDLSRTEMEVLQRDIAREAVFDDEPLPDSPVVVGVDQAFPGEQAVSAIVAMRDGEVVERASAVTELSIPYIPGLLSFREGESILAAFEELECEPDLALFDGSGRIHFRQAGLATHMGVALDLPSVGVAKSLLCGRLSNPPEEPFSEGTRVPILADGRVEVEEGTVLGYAVQTRQYEGSSRYINPLYVSPGHRVGAETATSLAHAHCAGYKLPEPVRRADSYAGELADAARQ, from the coding sequence ATGGAAGTCACCCGCCCCGAGTTCCGGCCCGATCCCGACCTCTCGCGCACGGAGATGGAGGTGCTCCAGCGTGATATCGCGCGCGAGGCGGTCTTCGACGACGAACCACTCCCCGACTCGCCGGTCGTCGTCGGCGTCGATCAGGCGTTCCCCGGCGAGCAGGCCGTCAGCGCGATCGTCGCCATGCGCGACGGCGAGGTGGTAGAGCGCGCCTCCGCCGTCACCGAGCTCTCCATACCCTACATTCCCGGCCTGCTCTCCTTCCGAGAGGGCGAGTCGATCCTCGCGGCCTTCGAGGAACTGGAGTGCGAGCCGGACCTCGCGCTGTTCGACGGCAGCGGCCGGATCCACTTCCGACAGGCCGGGCTCGCGACCCACATGGGTGTCGCGCTCGACCTTCCCAGTGTGGGCGTCGCAAAGAGCCTGCTCTGTGGCCGGCTGAGCAACCCGCCCGAGGAGCCCTTCTCGGAGGGAACCAGAGTCCCGATCCTCGCCGACGGCCGGGTCGAAGTCGAAGAGGGGACGGTGCTCGGCTACGCCGTCCAGACCCGCCAGTACGAGGGGAGCTCGCGATACATCAACCCGCTCTACGTGAGCCCGGGCCACCGCGTCGGCGCGGAGACGGCCACCTCGCTCGCTCACGCACACTGTGCGGGCTATAAACTCCCCGAGCCGGTCCGGCGGGCCGATTCGTATGCGGGCGAACTCGCCGACGCGGCGCGTCAGTAG
- a CDS encoding SDR family oxidoreductase yields MEKTVCITGCSSGIGRETARQFLDEEWTVYATARDPGDIADLAELGCETAELDVTNDVQIQSVVEHILADTGRIDCLVNNAGYGQLGPVEDIPVRDVERQFDTNVYGPHRLVQEVLPHMRERGDGTIVNVSSLAGRVSFPGGGVYCGSKAALESMTDSLRVEADRFGVDVVLVEPGPVKTGFSNRATDSADDIPRSEEYSDIYSVIDDTNAIGGDGPGAIEPSEVADWIVHAASATRPNARYPVGKVAKLGSFARLLPDSLRDTAFKLALKIAG; encoded by the coding sequence ATGGAGAAGACCGTTTGTATCACGGGCTGTTCGTCGGGGATCGGTCGCGAGACGGCACGGCAGTTCTTGGACGAGGAATGGACGGTGTACGCGACCGCCCGCGATCCGGGCGACATCGCGGATCTCGCAGAACTCGGCTGCGAGACGGCCGAACTCGACGTGACCAACGACGTGCAGATACAATCGGTCGTCGAGCATATCCTCGCCGATACCGGCCGTATCGACTGTCTGGTCAACAACGCGGGCTACGGTCAACTGGGCCCCGTCGAGGACATTCCGGTTCGCGACGTCGAGCGCCAGTTCGACACGAACGTCTACGGCCCCCACCGCCTCGTTCAGGAGGTCCTCCCGCACATGCGCGAGCGCGGCGACGGCACGATCGTCAACGTCTCGAGTCTCGCCGGGCGCGTCTCGTTCCCCGGCGGCGGCGTCTACTGCGGATCGAAAGCCGCCCTTGAGTCGATGACCGACTCCCTTCGTGTCGAGGCCGACCGCTTCGGCGTCGACGTCGTGTTGGTCGAGCCCGGCCCAGTGAAGACGGGGTTCTCGAACCGCGCGACCGACTCCGCGGACGACATCCCCCGTTCGGAGGAGTACAGCGACATCTACAGCGTGATCGACGACACGAACGCGATCGGCGGGGACGGCCCCGGCGCGATCGAACCGAGCGAAGTCGCCGACTGGATCGTTCACGCCGCGAGCGCGACCCGGCCCAACGCCCGTTACCCCGTCGGGAAGGTCGCGAAACTCGGCTCGTTCGCCCGCCTGCTGCCCGACTCGCTGCGGGACACGGCGTTCAAGCTCGCTCTGAAGATCGCCGGATGA
- a CDS encoding SHOCT domain-containing protein, with translation MRTERFQRRLDEEYAEGWRVAREGETRVVLKNPDYGSAWLHGLIALTTVWFTFGLGNLMYAVYAYLNSPTKLLTEDDCFEDPDPEADALTVLRQRYARGELSDEEFDHRVERLLGSDPTRGRRSRTRERATDRY, from the coding sequence ATGAGGACCGAGCGCTTTCAGCGGCGACTCGACGAGGAGTACGCCGAAGGCTGGCGGGTCGCACGCGAGGGCGAAACCCGCGTCGTACTGAAGAACCCCGACTACGGCTCGGCATGGCTCCACGGGCTCATCGCGCTTACCACCGTGTGGTTCACCTTCGGCCTCGGCAACCTCATGTACGCCGTCTACGCCTACCTCAACTCGCCGACGAAGCTGCTGACCGAGGACGACTGTTTCGAGGACCCCGACCCCGAGGCCGACGCACTGACCGTCCTCCGACAGCGCTATGCGCGCGGGGAGCTGAGTGATGAAGAGTTCGACCACCGGGTCGAACGCCTGCTGGGCAGCGATCCTACCAGAGGCCGACGAAGCCGAACTCGCGAGCGAGCGACCGACCGCTACTGA